One Janthinobacterium sp. TB1-E2 genomic region harbors:
- a CDS encoding M1 family aminopeptidase: MPVLVRLLALCLTLFAPLSGLRAAAPFDDKFRQLEELLPTPNSYRTASGAPGHAYWQQRADYVIRATLDEERRAITASEQITYHNRSPDSLAYLWLQLDQNGLRQDADQRRVLSAPSRQAWLSGSEDEALKFEDLRAIHAGREFDGGFKLTAVKAANGKPLPYVVNQTMLRIDLPVALAPGQSITFNIDWSYRINDQKVLVERSGYEYFEDDKNTIFQIAQWFPRMAAYYDAAGWQHKQFLGSGEFTLEFGDYELYLTVPSDHVVAATGELQNPAAVLSAAQRERLARAKNSNTPLLVITPQEALAAEKGKAAGMKTWHFKAANVRDVAWASSRKFIWDAQGLDSGGKRVMAMSYYPNEGNPLWQQYSTRAVVHAIEQYNKYSFDYPYPNAISVNGAVGGMEYPMIAFNGGRPVKDKKTGELTYSKTAKYDLIGVIIHEVGHNYFPMIVNSDERQWTWMDEGLNSFLQYLAEQAWEEHFPSWNGEPRKIVDYMRSQNQVPIMTNSESLLQFTANAYDKPATALNILRETILGRELFDFAFKQYALRWKFKRPTPADFFRTMEDASGTDLDWFWRGWFYTTDAVDISIDGISEYGVSTKNPEVEKAWKKAQKDAQPISISDQRNKALPKKVDIDPALKDFYNRHDDFTVTNKDRNSYAEEQETLEPWERKLLEQRNMGKHLYLVDFSNLGGLVMPLILEIELKSGKKIIERVPAEVWRYAPHKISKVIVTDEPMVGLVQDPYWETADIDTSNNAWPRKITPSRLELFKQDRDKNNLMKDFNTPLKAPEAKPEAK; this comes from the coding sequence ATGCCGGTCCTTGTCCGCTTGCTTGCCTTGTGTTTGACCTTGTTTGCTCCCTTGTCCGGCCTGCGCGCCGCCGCGCCCTTCGACGACAAGTTCCGCCAGCTGGAAGAGCTGCTGCCCACGCCGAACAGCTACCGTACGGCGTCCGGCGCGCCGGGCCACGCCTACTGGCAGCAGCGCGCCGATTACGTGATCCGCGCCACGCTCGATGAGGAACGCCGCGCCATCACGGCCAGTGAGCAGATCACCTATCACAACCGCTCGCCCGACAGTCTGGCCTATCTGTGGCTGCAGCTGGACCAGAATGGCTTGCGCCAGGATGCCGACCAGCGCCGCGTATTGAGTGCGCCATCGCGCCAGGCCTGGCTCAGTGGCAGCGAAGACGAGGCGCTGAAATTCGAGGACTTGCGCGCCATCCACGCCGGGCGCGAATTTGACGGCGGCTTCAAGCTCACCGCCGTGAAAGCGGCCAACGGCAAGCCGCTGCCGTATGTGGTCAACCAGACCATGCTGCGCATCGATCTGCCGGTGGCGCTGGCGCCCGGCCAGAGCATCACGTTCAACATCGACTGGTCGTATCGGATCAATGACCAGAAGGTGCTCGTCGAGCGCTCCGGCTACGAGTATTTTGAAGACGACAAGAACACGATCTTCCAGATCGCGCAGTGGTTCCCGCGCATGGCCGCGTATTACGACGCCGCCGGCTGGCAGCACAAGCAGTTCCTCGGCTCCGGCGAATTCACGCTGGAGTTTGGCGACTACGAGCTGTACCTGACGGTGCCGTCAGATCACGTGGTGGCCGCCACGGGCGAGCTGCAAAATCCTGCGGCCGTATTGAGCGCGGCGCAGCGCGAGCGCTTGGCGCGGGCGAAAAACAGCAACACACCGCTGCTGGTGATCACGCCGCAGGAAGCGCTGGCGGCGGAAAAAGGCAAGGCGGCGGGGATGAAAACCTGGCACTTCAAAGCGGCCAATGTGCGCGACGTGGCGTGGGCCTCGAGCCGCAAGTTCATCTGGGATGCGCAGGGCCTGGACAGCGGCGGCAAGCGCGTGATGGCCATGTCGTATTATCCGAACGAGGGCAATCCGCTGTGGCAGCAGTACAGCACGCGCGCCGTCGTGCACGCGATCGAGCAGTACAACAAATATAGTTTCGACTATCCGTATCCGAACGCGATTTCCGTCAACGGCGCCGTGGGCGGCATGGAGTATCCGATGATTGCGTTCAATGGCGGGCGCCCCGTGAAGGACAAGAAGACGGGGGAGCTCACGTATTCGAAGACGGCAAAATATGACCTGATCGGCGTGATCATCCACGAAGTGGGGCACAATTATTTCCCCATGATCGTCAACTCGGACGAGCGCCAGTGGACGTGGATGGACGAGGGCCTCAATTCCTTCCTGCAGTACCTGGCCGAGCAGGCGTGGGAAGAGCATTTCCCGTCGTGGAATGGCGAGCCGCGCAAGATCGTCGACTACATGCGCAGCCAGAACCAGGTGCCCATCATGACCAATTCCGAGTCCTTGCTGCAGTTCACGGCGAACGCCTACGACAAGCCGGCCACGGCGCTCAACATCCTGCGTGAAACCATCCTCGGGCGTGAACTGTTCGACTTCGCTTTCAAGCAGTACGCGCTGCGCTGGAAGTTCAAGCGCCCGACGCCAGCCGACTTTTTCCGCACCATGGAAGACGCGTCCGGCACGGACCTGGACTGGTTCTGGCGCGGCTGGTTCTATACCACCGATGCGGTCGACATCAGCATCGACGGCATCAGCGAATATGGCGTGAGCACGAAGAATCCGGAAGTCGAGAAAGCGTGGAAGAAGGCGCAGAAGGACGCGCAGCCCATCTCGATTTCGGACCAGCGCAACAAGGCGCTGCCGAAGAAGGTCGACATCGATCCCGCACTGAAGGATTTCTATAACCGGCACGATGACTTCACGGTCACCAACAAGGACCGCAACAGCTATGCGGAAGAACAGGAAACACTGGAACCGTGGGAGCGCAAGCTGCTGGAACAGCGCAACATGGGCAAGCATCTGTACCTGGTCGACTTTTCGAATCTCGGCGGCCTGGTGATGCCCTTGATCCTGGAAATCGAACTGAAAAGCGGCAAGAAGATCATCGAGCGCGTGCCGGCCGAAGTGTGGCGCTATGCACCGCACAAGATCAGCAAGGTGATCGTCACGGACGAGCCGATGGTGGGGCTGGTGCAGGACCCGTACTGGGAGACGGCCGACATCGACACCAGCAACAACGCCTGGCCGAGAAAAATCACGCCATCGCGCCTCGAGCTGTTCAAGCAGGACCGCGACAAGAACAACCTGATGAAGGATTTTAATACGCCGCTCAAGGCGCCCGAGGCCAAGCCGGAAGCAAAATAG
- a CDS encoding M1 family metallopeptidase produces the protein MQTLTFLRALGCALLCQLTLAAHADPLSYARYDQVRTRDLQLDLKADFKQKTLSGYAELSLNWIDPAARTLVLDTRDLSIAKVQVQDKRGAWQMAPYQLDKADPEKGQALRITTTGQPGKVRVYYHTAPNAIALQWLTPQQTMSGKLPFMFSQSQSINARSWVPSQDTPAVRFTYSARIDAPAGMRVVMSAENDEKATGKGGWKFRMPQPIPSYLLAIAIGELEVRKLGPRSAVYAEPPRIKAAEYELADTEKMIQAAEALYGPYGWGRYDMIVLPPSFPYGGMENPRLTFLTPTMIAGDRSLVDLIAHELAHSWSGNLVTNASWKHMWLNEGFTTYVTTRIVEQLYGSEVAQMGVQVDQEELAASIRELPAAKTALITRDADANPAETYTDDGIIYPKGAWFLATMERRAGRAVFDPFLRGWFDQHAFQSVTTEQFIAYLRKNLLAQHPAVMPEAELDEWLYGTGVPASAQRVVSPRLALLDQHRDAWLKGTLPTKDLGMDKWIAIESMHFLNDINNKASAAQLRELDQAYGVGKSGNNEVAYRFYLASVNAGYDVQQPLQAFLMSVGRQKFVVPLYSVLMKTPQGHAWAKDVYAKARERYHPVTQESVDKLMAAQAH, from the coding sequence ATGCAAACTTTGACCTTCCTGCGCGCGCTGGGCTGTGCGCTCCTTTGCCAGCTAACCCTGGCCGCGCACGCCGACCCCCTCAGCTATGCGCGCTACGACCAGGTGCGCACGCGCGACCTGCAGCTGGACCTGAAAGCGGACTTCAAGCAAAAGACGCTCTCCGGCTATGCCGAGCTGTCCTTGAACTGGATTGATCCGGCGGCGCGCACCCTGGTGCTCGATACGCGCGATTTGTCGATCGCGAAAGTGCAGGTACAGGACAAGCGCGGCGCCTGGCAGATGGCGCCGTACCAGCTGGACAAGGCCGATCCGGAAAAGGGCCAGGCGCTGCGCATCACCACCACGGGCCAGCCGGGCAAAGTGCGCGTCTACTATCACACGGCGCCGAACGCCATCGCGCTGCAGTGGCTCACGCCGCAGCAGACCATGTCGGGCAAGCTGCCTTTCATGTTCAGCCAGTCGCAAAGCATCAACGCCCGCTCGTGGGTGCCATCGCAAGATACGCCGGCCGTGCGTTTTACGTATAGCGCGCGTATCGATGCGCCAGCGGGCATGCGCGTCGTGATGAGCGCCGAGAACGATGAAAAGGCGACGGGCAAGGGCGGCTGGAAATTCAGGATGCCGCAGCCGATTCCATCGTACCTGCTGGCCATTGCCATCGGCGAACTGGAAGTGCGCAAACTCGGTCCCCGCTCCGCCGTGTATGCGGAACCGCCGCGCATCAAGGCGGCCGAATACGAGCTGGCCGACACGGAAAAGATGATCCAGGCCGCCGAAGCGCTGTACGGTCCGTATGGCTGGGGGCGCTACGACATGATCGTGCTGCCGCCATCGTTCCCTTACGGCGGCATGGAAAACCCGCGCCTGACCTTCCTCACGCCGACCATGATCGCGGGCGACCGCAGCCTGGTCGACCTGATCGCGCATGAACTGGCCCACTCGTGGTCGGGCAACCTGGTCACCAACGCCTCGTGGAAGCACATGTGGCTCAACGAAGGCTTCACCACCTACGTCACCACGCGCATCGTCGAGCAGCTGTATGGCAGCGAAGTGGCGCAGATGGGCGTGCAGGTCGACCAGGAAGAACTGGCCGCCTCGATCCGCGAACTGCCGGCCGCGAAAACGGCGCTGATCACGCGCGATGCGGACGCCAATCCGGCCGAAACGTACACGGACGACGGCATCATCTACCCGAAAGGCGCCTGGTTCCTGGCCACCATGGAGCGCCGTGCCGGCCGCGCCGTGTTCGATCCTTTCCTGCGCGGCTGGTTCGACCAGCACGCGTTTCAGAGCGTGACGACGGAGCAGTTCATCGCCTACCTGCGCAAGAACCTGCTGGCGCAGCATCCGGCCGTGATGCCGGAAGCGGAACTCGATGAATGGCTGTATGGCACGGGCGTGCCGGCCAGCGCGCAGCGCGTCGTCTCGCCGCGCCTGGCGCTGCTCGACCAGCACCGCGACGCCTGGTTGAAAGGCACATTGCCGACGAAAGACCTGGGCATGGACAAGTGGATCGCCATCGAATCGATGCACTTCCTGAACGACATCAACAACAAGGCCAGCGCGGCGCAATTGCGTGAGCTGGACCAGGCCTACGGCGTGGGCAAGAGCGGCAACAATGAAGTGGCGTACCGTTTCTACCTGGCCTCCGTGAACGCCGGCTACGACGTGCAGCAGCCCTTGCAGGCATTCCTCATGAGCGTGGGCCGCCAGAAGTTCGTCGTGCCC